In the genome of Macrobrachium nipponense isolate FS-2020 chromosome 42, ASM1510439v2, whole genome shotgun sequence, one region contains:
- the LOC135213038 gene encoding ceramide synthase 2-like gives MKATLLLLSSLPPSFSHEVATTERKVGVWWHKLSAQIWSPSLWLPKELTWKDLQSTKNFTYPAADDVFVYPLLFCIFIIILKLFVLDPFIFIPLADSAGIPNKRAKPPPSNKTLEKLYRKYGTKPPQKELLLVTRELEVTQRHVERWLRHKRNSEACTKYHKFVECGFHFLGHTGITLYGLVVMLNKPWLWDIEICWRDYPRHNITPDLWWYYMVGLSYYWASTFLQMFSIQGKRSDAVEMMLHHFFTVVLITFSWIINFVRVGTLILMVHECADIPLVAAKMFKYAQIDAPTDVLFVVFLLVWLYTRCYLYPFWILHSIFFEAPILTGIPIVIFCKGLLIGLMILNLIWTGLIASIIVKKFTGGALEDIRSGAEEVSEEDLSSVTRKDD, from the coding sequence GTTGGCGTCTGGTGGCACAAGCTTTCCGCGCAGATCTGGTCACCCAGCCTGTGGTTGCCAAAAGAACTGACTTGGAAAGATCTTCAGTCTACCAAAAACTTTACGTACCCAGCTGCTGATGATGTGTTCGTTTATCCCTTGTTATTCTGTATCTTCATCATTATACTGAAGCTCTTTGTGCTGGATCCTTTCATCTTCATTCCCTTGGCTGATTCAGCAGGTATCCCCAATAAGAGAGCAAAGCCCCCACCCTCCAATAAAACTCTGGAGAAGTTGTACAGAAAGTATGGAACCAAACCACCTCAAAAAGAGTTGCTTTTAGTCACTCGGGAACTGGAGGTGACTCAGCGACATGTCGAAAGATGGCTGCGGCACAAACGCAATTCTGAGGCGTGCACCAAATACCATAAATTTGTTGAATGCGGGTTTCACTTCTTGGGTCACACAGGCATCACTCTTTATGGTCTGGTCGTCATGCTTAACAAACCTTGGCTTTGGGACATAGAGATCTGCTGGCGAGATTATCCTCGTCATAACATCACCCCCGATTTGTGGTGGTATTACATGGTAGGTTTGTCCTATTATTGGGCTTCGACTTTCTTGCAGATGTTTTCCATTCAAGGCAAAAGGTCCGATGCAGTGGAAATGATGCTGCATCATTTTTTCACAGTGGTTCTCATCACTTTCTCCTGGATCATCAATTTCGTGAGAGTGGGAACCCTCATTTTGATGGTGCACGAGTGCGCCGACATCCCTTTGGTTGCAGCGAAGATGTTCAAATATGCGCAGATAGATGCCCCCACTGATGTGTTGTTTGTCGTTTTCTTGCTAGTGTGGTTATATACTAGGTGTTACTTGTATCCTTTTTGGATTCTGCATAGTATTTTCTTTGAGGCTCCAATATTAACTGGTATTCCCATTGTCATATTCTGCAAAGGTTTGCTGATAGGTTTAATGATACTGAATCTGATATGGACAGGCTTAATTGCAAGTATCATCGTGAAAAAATTTACTGGTGGCGCCCTTGAAGACATTCGTTCTGGTGCAGAAGAGGTTTCGGAAGA